From one Sesamum indicum cultivar Zhongzhi No. 13 linkage group LG13, S_indicum_v1.0, whole genome shotgun sequence genomic stretch:
- the LOC105176251 gene encoding SWI/SNF complex component SNF12 homolog — protein MAMSANNNNLQKNIGASSPFGNSLPVNPSPQQQMGSGFPGQFQLTAAQAQAIAQAQSKAQAHAQAQVQAAHAQFQAQLQAAQGISFNQAHASGVANLGSPSPSVSGAGSASAKRFPQKPPVRPPSFSPSNTASPLRTMEASAAARRKKQKLPEKQLQERVAAILPESALYTQLLEFESRVDAALTRKKIDIQEALKTPTFNQKTLRIYVFNTFANQVRTIPKKPNAEPPTWTLKIVGRILEEGTDSDQAAMIQKSSSYYPEFSSFFKRVTITLDQKVYPDNHLIIWDSARSSAPHEGFEVKRKGDQEFTASIRLEMNYMPEKYKLSAALMDLLGIEVDTRARIMAAIWHYVKARKLQCPDDPSSFNCDPQLQKVFGEGKMKFTSVTQKITPHLFPPQPIHLEHRIKLSGNSPVGTACYDVLVDIPFPIQRELNALLANTEKSKEIEACDDAICTAIRKIHEHRRRRAFFLGFSQSPVEFINALIDSQNKDLKLVAGEASRNAEKERHSDFYNQPWVEDAVIRYLNRKPSADAPSST, from the exons ATGGCCATGTCTGCAAATAACAATAACCTACAAAAGAACATTGGTGCTTCATCCCCATTTGGAAATTCTTTGCCTGTGAATCCATCTCCACAGCAACAAATGGGATCTGGATTTCCAGGCCAGTTCCAGCTTACTGCTGCACAAGCACAAGCCATTGCGCAGGCTCAGTCAAAGGCTCAGGCTCATGCCCAAGCTCAAGTGCAGGCAGCCCACGCTCAGTTCCAAGCTCAGTTGCAAGCTGCTCAGGGAATTTCATTTAACCAGGCTCATGCAAGTGGGGTCGCAAATTTGGGTTCGCCATCGCCCTCTGTTTCAGGAGCTGGAAGTGCGAGTGCCAAAAGATTTCCACAAAAGCCACCAGTACGCCCGCCAAGCTTCTCGCCTTCCAACACTGCCTCCCCATTGAGGACAATGGAAGCTTCTGCTGCTGCTCGCAGGAAGAAGCAGAAGCTTCCTGAGAAACAGTTACAGGAAAGAGTCGCCGCTATTTTGCCGGAATCTGCTCTTTACACGCAGCTCCTTGAGTTCGAGTCTCGCGTGGATGCTGCTTtgacaaggaaaaaaattgatattcaaGAGGCTTTGAAGACCCCAACATTCAATCAGAAAACTCTCcgtatttatgtatttaatacTTTCGCTAATCAGGTTCGCACTATTCCTAAGAAGCCAAATGCCGAGCCCCCTACTTGGACTCTTAAAATTGTAGGGAGGATTTTGGAGGAAGGAACAGATTCCGACCAGGCTGCCATGATACAGAAATCAAGCTCCTATTATCCTGAgttctcttcatttttcaaaagagtTACTATCACTTTGGACCAGAAAGTATACCCTGATAACCATTTGATTATATGGGATAGTGCCCGATCATCTGCTCCTCATGAAGGCTTTGAGGTGAAAAGGAAAGGGGATCAGGAATTCACTGCAAGCATAAGATTAGAAATGAATTATATGCCTGAGAAGTATAAGCTTTCAGCTGCTTTGATGGATCTGTTAGGTATTGAGGTTGATACTCGTGCAAGAATCATGGCTGCGATATGGCACTATGTCAAGGCTAGAAAATTGCAGTGTCCAGATGATCCATCTTCTTTCAATTGTGATCCGCAACTCCAAAAAGTATTTGGGGAAGGCAAGATGAAGTTCACATCAGtcacacaaaaaattacaccCCACCTCTTTCCTCCACAACCCATACATTTAGAACACAGGATCAAACTTTCAGGAAATAGTCCTGTCGGAACTGCATGCTATGATGTATTAGTTGATATACCCTTCCCAATTCAAAGAGAATTGAATGCTTTGTTAGCCAATACTGAAAAGTCAAAAGAGATTGAAGCCTGTGATGATGCAATTTGTACTGCTATAAGAAAGATCCACGAGCACCGTCGTAGAAGGGCATTCTTTCTAGGATTTAGTCAGTCGCCTGTAGAGTTTATTAATGCCCTCATAGATTCTCAAAACAAGGATCTCAAGCTTGTTGCTGGGGAAGCAAGTCGCAATGCAGAAAAAGAGCGGCATTCAGATTTCTACAACCAACCCTG GGTTGAAGATGCCGTTATTCGCTACCTTAACCGAAAGCCGTCAGCAGATGCCCCAAGCAGCACCTGA
- the LOC105176252 gene encoding F-box/kelch-repeat protein At3g27150-like translates to MSEIWGNSDQSGSNPSDSMSGEGPQDADYSDISSLSYELESLIFARLPRSEHWKLNFVNKRCMNLLKSGDLYQIRREIGFREASVFMFASGERSWWAFDREFKSHRKLPVLPSDPCFASGDKESLCAGTHLLVSGREIDGLVVWRYELAENKWFKGPSMISPRCLFASATCGDCAYVAGGMGAGLGTVQIYDTAEKYNPDSGSWEQLPRMKRKRKLCSGCYMDNKFYVIGGRNEDGELTCGEFFDEARNRWELIPDMLKDDPVQSSHSPPLLAVVNNELYSLEASSNQLKVYIKKSNAWKQLGAVPVRADSNRGWGVAFKSLGNQLLVIGASAVSCGGNNMAIYTCCPEGDELQWEPFDSGRNRLSHFILNCSVMMA, encoded by the coding sequence ATGTCTGAAATTTGGGGTAACTCAGATCAGAGTGGATCCAATCCTTCTGATAGTATGTCCGGAGAAGGACCTCAGGATGCAGATTATTCCGACATTTCGTCTCTTAGCTACGAGTTAGAGAGTCTAATTTTTGCTAGGCTCCCAAGGTCGGAGCATTGGAAATTAAACTTTGTGAACAAGAGGTGTATGAATCTTCTAAAAAGCGGCGACCTTTACCAGATCAGAAGAGAGATAGGATTTAGAGAGGCTTCCGTTTTCATGTTTGCGAGTGGGGAAAGGAGTTGGTGGGCATTTGATCGCGAATTCAAGTCCCATAGGAAGCTCCCGGTTCTCCCATCAGATCCTTGTTTTGCCTCTGGGGATAAAGAATCACTTTGTGCTGGCACTCATTTGCTCGTTTCGGGCAGAGAGATCGATGGTCTGGTTGTTTGGAGGTATGAATTGGCTGAGAATAAATGGTTCAAAGGTCCATCCATGATCAGCCCAAGATGCTTGTTCGCGTCTGCAACTTGCGGTGACTGTGCTTATGTGGCCGGTGGCATGGGGGCTGGTTTGGGAACTGTCCAAATCTACGACACGGCTGAAAAATATAACCCGGACAGTGGATCCTGGGAACAACTTCCTAGGATGAAAAGGAAGAGGAAACTCTGCTCCGGATGTTACATGGACAATAAGTTTTACGTGATCGGAGGTAGGAATGAAGATGGAGAGCTAACGTGCGGTGAATTCTTTGATGAGGCGAGAAACAGATGGGAACTGATACCAGACATGCTGAAAGATGATCCTGTGCAATCATCACACTCGCCTCCTCTCCTTGCAGTAGTAAATAACGAGCTTTACTCGCTCGAGGCTTCTTCTAATCAGTTGAAGGTGTACATAAAGAAGAGTAATGCATGGAAGCAGTTGGGGGCAGTTCCGGTTAGAGCCGATAGCAACAGAGGTTGGGGAGTGGCGTTCAAGTCGTTGGGGAACCAACTTCTTGTAATAGGAGCATCAGCTGTTTCTTGTGGAGGTAATAACATGGCTATATACACATGTTGTCCGGAGGGTGATGAGCTGCAGTGGGAGCCTTTTGATAGTGGCAGAAATCGGCTTAGCCACTTCATTTTGAACTGCTCTGTTATGATGGCCTGA